The Acidobacteriota bacterium genome contains the following window.
CTTCGGGAATCCACTATCATGATCTCTCTGGTTGTCACATCTGCTCCCTGCGCTTCCTGACCATAGACGCAACACCATGAAGCTCTCTCTCGCGGGCGTCCCTTCAAGCGCGTATCTGGCCTCCGGATCGCGGCTGACGGCGTGCGCTGCGGCTTGGTGCAGCCTGCACTGCGCGCTCACCCCGTTCCTGATCGTGGTGGCGCCCGCGCTCGCGCTCACCGAAAGCGTCGAGCGAGGCGTTTGGGTCGGGAACGTCTTTCTCGGCGGGGTGATGCTCGCCCTGGGCCCGGCCCGCAGGAACGCGGCCGTGGTCCTCACCTTTGCCGGCGGGGCCGCGCTCTGGGCGGCCTCCCTCGCCGGTTGGCTCGAGCCGCTGCCCGAAACCATGACGTCGGCCGCCGGGAGCCTGACCCTCGCCGGCGCTCTGTGGCGGAGCGCCCGTGAGTGCGAAGCGGGCGCGTGCGCGGTATGCGCCGACGAGGAGCACGCGGATCGAGCCGGCTGACGACAACGCCCTCTGTCGTCGGGAGGGTCGCTCGGGCCACGGTCGTTGCGGTACGAATTGTCCGAGCGCCGCATCAGGATGACCGGAAGAACGCCAATAGGGGCCATCGTCAGACCATTCG
Protein-coding sequences here:
- a CDS encoding MerC domain-containing protein, giving the protein MKLSLAGVPSSAYLASGSRLTACAAAWCSLHCALTPFLIVVAPALALTESVERGVWVGNVFLGGVMLALGPARRNAAVVLTFAGGAALWAASLAGWLEPLPETMTSAAGSLTLAGALWRSARECEAGACAVCADEEHADRAG